One segment of Heterodontus francisci isolate sHetFra1 chromosome 26, sHetFra1.hap1, whole genome shotgun sequence DNA contains the following:
- the LOC137384363 gene encoding uncharacterized protein, translated as MVVTDANGNKCGNVFVSTVISYSYFYDVAARRQTTDNYFGASVSCKGKKQREIMIDILCCQTWHKDISWAVCIGNTYNRKAFSFPPEVHSMAFNIYTPAQGSGPVNQHNSAPGGLEGGPIDRSLEICTTRRQYGILVPRAPCERCLKMFPDIIYYPNPQAHNDAKWEYGNCAECESLSQLLYANKQIFTGLIRENFPLGFGELINQKQKRLVKNLRSLEFTLANRISFYNSLE; from the coding sequence ATGGTTGTTACTGATGCTAATGGCAACAAATGTGGAAATGTTTTTGTATCAACAGTCATCAGCTATTCTTATTTTTATGATGTTGCTGCCAGAAGACAGACAACAGACAATTATTTTGGTGCTTCAGTATCATGTAAaggaaagaaacagagagaaattATGATAGATATATTGTGCTGTCAAACGTGGCACAAAGACATTAGCTGGGCAGTATGTATTGGCAACACGTATAATAGAAAAGCTTTCAGCTTTCCTCCAGAAGTGCACTCCATGGCTTTTAATATATACACTCCGGCACAAGGTTCTGGACCAGTCAATCAACATAATTCTGCTCCGGGTGGATTAGAAGGTGGTCCGATAGACAGGTCTCTTGAAATTTGCACAACTCGTAGGCAATATGGAATCTTAGTTCCCAGAGCACCTTGTGAGAGATGTCTCAAAATGTTCCCAGACATTATTTATTATCCAAATCCACAAGCTCATAATGATGCAAAATGGGAATATGGAAACTGTGCTGAGTGTGAATCTCTAAGCCAGTTACTATACGCTAACAAGCAAATTTTCACAGGACTGATACGTGAAAATTTTCCACTTGGATTTGGTGAGTTGATTAATCAAAAACAGAAACGACTTGTTAAAAATCTCAGATCATTAGAGTTTACATTGGCTAATAGAATTTCATTTTACAATAGTCTGGAATAA